A segment of the Solanum lycopersicum chromosome 9, SLM_r2.1 genome:
aaatatttttatttataattttttatagtgACAAAATCTAACTACCAACTCAAAGAATCCCTTATACCAAgagtcaaagttaaaattattgaattcgAATGATACATGCGATTTTTTATCTGCCCTTCAAACATCGACTACCGCTTATTTATAtcactataaaaatatatatgtatatgtatatgtatatatttcatttaataaaatacaaaaaaaaaaaaaaaagtttcccTCCTAAAAAGCATTttgaagtatatatatatatatatgtaatggaCCTACATGACTATTTTTGGTTCAATGATTAAGCAAGTTGTTAGCTTAGAACAGGTGAACTTttcttatttgaaaataaaatgggcgccaaagttttatttttattttattaatttatgtagtTTTCAATGAAGTCACGAGAGTATTTATTTATGACGTTTATCATTTTAATGCATTTTTTCGTgactttattaattatcatttggTAACTTCTCTTTCAAGGTAAGAATAAGAatagttccttttttttttaataacaagaaaaaaaaaagttagtggACAAtacttttcttttgtatttttccaAAGGAGGgaaattatgtgttaaaatgagcttatatttttttaatttatcatattttaatgaGTTGGAAAAGATTTCTCAAGTAGataaaattttctatttgaTCATTGGGAATACGGGTAAatgtgattttaaaaaatgaaaatttaagtcattttttgttGAATTGTACTTTGACGTCAAATATAATGAAGATATACATTAATGTGAAATATTTCttgtaaattattataaaattattgaagttcTCCCAGGAAATTGAACTCTGAAGTGGAGTATCATTTACTCTGATCGATTTTTTTACTATCGATTTCGTTAGTCAATTCACTTTTATCCATGTAAAATATAGGCACAATTAAATTATGATccattttatttgatatcattGTTACAAGTTACAACACCTTGATTGCTTTcaattgctttattttgatcaataatttagtattaaaaagttatatacGTGATAAACATTAATTATGACTCTAAAGTCTCAAGGACAAATGTAAATTAGAGTTATTAAACAAAGTtagccaaaagaaaaaaaaaacttatgaacaagttaaatataaagttagagttaaaaaatgttttaaaatgtgAATTTGCTCAATACGTAAATTACTTTCAACAGCTATTTTTGAGAAGTGGGAACATCCTAAAATTGGAATACACTAAAATTACACTAAATTGATATAGGTAAGATCaggaaatattattttgtagaTATTTATTtatcgataaattaatatttattaatttgaataatatattGAGATTTAATAAAGGTTAATCCTTATTACATCAATATCAATGTATCTTACtaattatgtatcatatttatataatttagataagaaaaataatcattatACAAAAAGTACAATGTATGTCTATGATtcgttgtaatttttttaattaaataattcattcTAAATTAAGTTCAAGAATTCAATGATTTACTGTAAAAATAAATCTATTATACGCCAAgttcattatttcttaataatcaaatattatttattttgtttttactatAAGCATTTAATGTATgataatgagaaaaataaactatataaGCAACATAAGAATTTTCTTGAAAACATATCCAAAAAATGActtctaaatttaaaaaatgttgtaAAACATTATGTGAGGACAAAATGCGATCCATTTCATTATACATAATGTTCATTCTTTcttaataatcaaatattatttattatatttttaccaaaaaaaaaaaatcaatgtatgatgataagagaaaatataaaaaaatgggATCTCATTAAAATGTGTCACAAAATCGACAATGACGAACCACGTATGTAAAGCACTATATTCATTTCATATGCGTTTAAAAAGATTTGCGGTTATaataacatgaattttttttaatacaataaaaaaattagagatgAATTTcaactatattttaattttaataaaaaataaaatgcaatagaaatatgtttagtaaaatttaaaaaaatatatatacataaatcttaattttacatattgtctataaaataagagtattttttatttaccttaATAGTCATTTTGCATGTTATAATTAAGTGGAATATTTAGGACTTTGCATTGTTGAGACAAGACTTTATGAACCCAAAATAGTCATTTTTCTTTAGGGCGATTTATGGCATTGTAATAAGTGCAATAAAgagtcataaaaaaaaaaataggaaattatGTATTTAATCAACTAATTGAagcaatattaaaaattaaattttgccGCCCTCTCACTATAATTACCggattaaataataataaaactaacaGCAAAAATAGCCCACAAAAGTGCATAactgaaatttaaaacttcatcCCTTCCTAAAATTCTTAGGCATTAAAATAGAAActgatttatatataaatatatatatttatttttctaacaatCTTTGACTCATTCCTGCAGGTTTTATGATATTAAAGCAAAGCAAAATCAAAtgctacttttttttaattacaactattaataatataaaatatttttaaaagattattatCAAAGAAAACAACAAGTTACCacatttttacataattaataatgaggtaaaaaaataaatcattataaTCTTGAggtaattaatataaaatttataatttttaagattaaaattgTAAATTGCGACAATTAAACTATCTACACGAGAACAACACGGATGTCTCATAGCTAACATTACATTAGGACTCTCTCgcgattttttttatatcagatcacgatgatgataataataataattataataataataataaaataataataataataataataattacacttCAATCTCTAATATGTTAAACTTGAACATATTAGTCCTCAATTATGACATACTTCATTTAAAGTACCAGCGAGGATAACATAGATGTTTCTAAGAAAAAGTGACATTAAAATATGTACAATAGAATTCTCAAGCGTTTCTTATTTTTCCTACCCCAAACAATAATAAcgacaaataataattattacgctttaatttctaattaatattaaaattgatcGTATAAATTCTCATTTATCATACACTTCAAATTCCAACTTAACTATACCACGATAACAACACTAGTGTTTTATAAGCAAATAACTAGCACTAAAAGACATACAATAAGATTTTTTGAGTGTGATTCTTGTTTCTTCTATCCCAAtcaccaacaaaaaaaattaaataataataataataataataattacgcTTTAAtgtctaattatatattaatattaactaAATGAATTCTCATTAATCGTATACTCCAAATTCCAATTAAACTACCCTCGGAATCACAATAATGTTTCATAAGCAAATAGCTAGCCTTCAAAGATATTCTTGTGggattcaaaataataataaccacGTTTCcattcttaattaatttaaaattgattatataaataCTAGTTTGTCGTATACGTCAAATTCCAACTATACCCCTCGAGAACCACACTAATGTTTCATAAGCAAATAGCTGACATTAAAAGATATTCTTGTGAGATTTATGTTTTTCCTACTCCATAcagtaataacaaaaataataaaaatcacgCTTCAAtccttaattatattaaatttgacTATGAATACTAATTTGTCGTATACTCCAAATTTCAACTATACTCCTCAAGAATCACACTAATGTTTCGTAAAGCAAATAACTGTCATTCAAAGATATTCTCATGGAATTCATGTTTTTCCTACTCCagagaacaacaacaaaaataataattaccaCGCTTCAATCCTTAATCATAGAACTAAAACTGACTATATGAATACTAATTTATCGTATGCTCTAAATTTCAACTATATCCCTCGAGAACAACACTAATGTACCATAAGCAAACAACTGTCATTCAAAGATATTCTCATGGAATTCATGTTTTTCCTACTCCAGAGAACaacaccaaaaataataattaccaCCCACTTCAATCCTTAATCATAAAACTAAAATTCACTATAAGAATACTAATTTATCGTATACTCTAAATTTCAACTATACCCCTTTAGAACAACACTAATGTATCATAAGCAAATAATTGTCATTAGAGAATATACACTAATATTTTCAcatgttttttactttttccgcacgacaacaacaaataaataataataattactctTCAAcctaaaacatatcaaaattaactatataaatTCTCATTTATCGTATACTCCGATTAACCCCATCCTAGCCTTAGGAGGACCACAAGaggggaaaaaaaaaaaagtgggaGAGTCATAAGTATTTTTACAAAGTAATAAAAGTAAAGGGGAAGATTTGGTCaataaatttgtatttgtacGTTACTTTTTggtactttattttttttttccctcttcctcttttatatttgttgttttttttgtaCTCTGCTTATTGTTTTTCACCCAATTCATCCAATTACATAGCTGTGGTGGCATCTTCTCTGGTTGTGGGGTTTTTTCTTGGGGGTGGTGGGGGCAGATGTCACCATTCTTTTATCAGCACGAGAAAATCCCACCTTTCTTTATCACCATTCTTCCCGCTCCTTATTGAATTTCGTCTGTTTCTTTATCTGAGAGGGAAACTGTGTGTATCTCTGTGTGTTTTCGTGTGTGAGTGtgtatagagagagaaaaaatcaaAGGGTCCATAGAAAAGTCAGATAGATGTCTAAAAAAGAAGGGGGAAATGAGAAAGTGAGTTTAGAGAGTGAAAATGTAGAGGTAGAAGTAGAAGCAGAAGGTAGAAAGAGTGAGGTGAGTGTAAAAGGGGAAGAAGggggaggaggaggaggaggagtggtggtggtgatggatACTCCAGAGAGGAACAAGAGCCAGATCGCAACACCCATTTCCAAATTCGAGGTAAGTTTACTGATTTGATATCAGAAAGTGGTCaaagtttcaatcttttggtgattttttgaattttgttttggGGGGAAAGTGGATTTTGGGCTAATTCATTTGAGGGTTTTGGTTGTTAGTTACTGATTTGGtttattcttgattttttttggaatttatgGTGTAGTTGTGTTGTGGGTTTTGATTGTTGATGTCTGATTTGTTTTGTTCTGGGTTTTTTGAGAAATGGGGTTGTGTTAATCTTGCTAAATAGTTcgatttcatgtttttttttgtctttcttctccttttctgtCAGTTGTTGAGAGACACTGCTTCTGTAAAGGTTCTATTTTTGAGGTTAGATCAAAATTTGTAGGCACCAAAGCTTGctgaaaataactttttttgaaaaatggagATGGGATTGAAGTAAATTGAATGAAATTTGGTTTCTGCTTCTGTTAATCCATTGGAAATTACACTTTTTGGAGAATTGGGTCtctttttcctctttatttCTGTGTTTAGATGTGTTTTCTGGTGGTGGTTTTCAGTGTTATTGTAACATGATTGACCTTATCCTTGAATTCTTAGATTTGCTATCTTCCTGGTGTGTTGAATGCTTCAAGACTTGGTTATGTTgtctctttttttcattttctaagtTTGCATGTTTCACTAGTTTTTTGATTTGGATGCTTGCTGTAGGTGTTAGTTCATGTGTAAAATAGAATTTCTTTCTTatcttttctctaatttctaacTGTTTTTATCCTTTATCGCACAGTTAGCCTTTCCACTTCTCTTGTTTGGGATTCTTCATCTGTGCCTTATAGTGTCATAGTTCTCCTTGCTTTGTATTTGGAAACATTGTGATGTTTTACCTTGGTTGTTCTGTCTTGATTCTATGCGGAATCAACCATTTGGCTGCTGTCTAATCCCCAATTGAAGTTTGTCCACATTTTCATCTTGCTTGGATTGGGTTTCCATGATTTCTATTGAGCTATGTTGGATTCATTTCTTCAAGaaggttaaaaataaaatgaaatgtgCAGTCATGTCTTTGCTGGAAATTGACTATTTTGCTTGGATTGCTCTTATATCTCATTAGGTGCTCTAATTAATTTCCAGGTATTGTTGGATAGCTTGCATGTGCCTCTAGTTAACTAACAAAGCAAATAAGCTGCTTTAGTATATGATTTAGGAAAGAGCAAGAACGAACcaagttcattttcttttgtgcACATTATTAACTTGAGGTCTTTTTTGTTCCTTTTGCATTAGGATCAGATAAAggtaaataacatattttttctgAAAAGGCCTAGATTGCTGCATGGTTGAAATTCTGAAATCCACATGTTCATGAAATTATCACTATCATTTAGTTTCCTCTCTTGCAATCTGAAGGTCTGTTTTTTCCCTCTATGCAGGAGTCCCCTTTTTCTAATTTCCTTAACAATCTTTCCCCCATCAAACCAGTTAAGGCCGCACATTTTCCCCAGACACTCAATACCCTTAGTTTTGGATCTATACCGTCTGTGTTCACCTCACCCCATGTCAGCTCCGCAAGGGAATCCAGATTTCTAAGAAGGTAACGAATGTTCATTATCTCTCACTTGTTTTGTTGATTGTCTATCAGgcttattttttgttgttttctccAGGCACCTGCTCTCGGATCCATCAAAACCAGAATTTGCTTCTGATAACAGTGGTAAAGTTGATAATGATGAAGGTATGTCAGATGCTGTAAATAGCTCAAATGAGCCCAAGGAAAGTTTAGGTTCTCAGAATTCTGTGGTTGAAGCATCCAATGAATGCTCAAAGCTTGCCGTAGAGCGAACTCTAAATTATGAGTGCAATGATAGTCCCAGTACTTTACCTACTGGGAGCTTTAGAGGTAAGAGTTTGTCAGAGTTTGCAGGCAGTTCTGTGACATATGTCCCTTTGGTACAAGGTATGTCTGGAAAAGGTTTGCTTAGATGTGAAGTTAATACGGAGGGGAAAAATGAACTTGATCCAAATAAAGAAGCTCCAGGATGTGATTGGGAGAATTTGATTTGTGATGCTACTGATCTACTGATCTTTGACTCACCTGGTGACCCTGAGGCTTTCACTAAAGCAGCAGGTCCTAATTTGAGGCACTTCGGATTTGCTTCAAATGAAATGCAGAACATGCAAGTTTTTGGTCAGGCTAGTACCAGCGAATGTGGTGTAGATGGAAGTGAAACAGAGAAACCGTCTACTCAACCTGCGGACGAAACCCAAGTCAATGAATATGCTGAGAACCAAAAAATGAAACCTGATTCTTCTCTAACAAATGACGGCATAGGTGTGGGGCAAAGTGAAAGAACTGATAATGAGGTGAGGAATTGCATTCTGCATACTAGTATTATGCAGcgcttttattgtttttattatatgagGTAGCCACTACTTTTTTTGGCTGATCAGCTGTTGGAGTTCCAAGCATTTTCTctgcttttctttttctttaattatctCTTTTTCTATGTTACGGCTTGTGTTCAACTTTTTTGACTACAAGTTTGCTTGGGAGaactattttgtattttgtaagcTTGGAACTGATTTTATGAGTCTCTAGTTGTCTGGGTCCTTGACTTTGTCACAGCTTGAAAGCGTTTGACTGGTTCCCGATTACTATGAGATGCAACATATTTTAGCTTTTCACCAATTCAAGGAAATCTTGGTTATTGCAATCATTATTGATAGAATATGGGGAAAGTAGTCAAACATAGAGCATGATTGTTAGTGGTATATTAGCTAATCTTAAAGTTGTTTATTTGGCTGTTCTAGTTTTTATCAGTGCTATCTTTATTAGTTGTGAGCATATTTTGCATGGACTTTTTAGTTCTTCATTTTTGTGATCTTGACCTGTTACTGATTTTCTATTTAGATGGTCTCTACTCTATACCGTGGAATGAGAAGACGTTGTCTAGTTTTTGAGATGGTGGGATCTCGAAGAAAGCATGTAGATGAGGGTTCTGGTTCTTCTGCTGTGCAAGGCACTGATGGAAACCTTGCCTGCAACGAGAAGCAACTAGTACCTTATAAGGCGGTCAGTGAATCTTCACGATGCATTTTACCTGGAATTGGCTTGCATTTAAATGCCCTTGCAGCATCTTCGAAAGATGGTAAAGTTGTCAAGCATGAAACTAATGCTTCTGGGAAACAGCTTTTAATTACGCCTGGCTCAGCTGTCAGTCTTCATCCTTTAGTTGCTGGTCAAGAATCAATGAGTAAATCACTGCCTGAAACCTCTCAAGAAATTGTACCTTTTGAGAATAGTGTACCTCTTATGGAGGATGCTAGCCTGGCACCTGGTTATGTAAATAATGAAGAGCTTAGTCAGACTAGTCCAAAGAAAAAGAGGCATGTCCATCCTTCTCCCCTATGATCATGTTTGTTCTTCTAATCTTTTGTGCTACCATTATCtgattacaaattatttttgcaGACGTCGATTGGAGCCTGGAGAAGGTGAAGCATGCAAGCGCTGTAATTGTAAGAAATCAAAATGCTTAAAACTGTaagttattcttcttcttttatgtGCTATCTTTAGTTTGTACTCAATTTTCATGCCGTGGGTTGCTTATCGAGTATTTAGATGAGGCGGCGGTTGTTTAATTTGCCTTTTTCTTTGTGGTTAACTATGGGGTTGTTTGGTTAGTGAAAATTGTAGAGATCTATAAGTACATAAGTTGTAATACAGTGAGTAATAATCCCCATATTTAGTTGGTGCATATGCATATTTTGTCGAGACGTTTGATTCAATGCCTCAAAGATTGGATATAAGGAgtaaaacataaaacatttctttgatttttaattgGATAAACCTTGTGACAAATAATATTGCTGGTCTGTAAATCACCTGTTTATCAGATCAAAATGTATCGTTTATTtatgcaaaaatatttaaacctCTCAAAAACCCTACTCCATTTCTCACATTCAGAAAATATTTGACACCCTCCTGTCCCTCCATGACTTCATCTATCGAGCCTTCAGAGTCTTTCAAATCCTATGAGCTTAAATACACTCTCTCCGGGCACAAACTCGCTATCTCCAGCGTCAAATTCTCTCCGACAATGGCAAACTCGTAGCCACCTCCTCTATAGACTAGAAGTCATTATTAGGAGTGCATACACATTCCACATAAAATAGGAGTACATACATTTCACATAAGTTATGTGCGTAGTATTTATGCGAGAAATGAAAATGGCAATCCAATGTTGGCTTAGTTGCAGTTCTATGTCAAGATCATTTCTTTTGTAAAAGAGAAACCAAACAAACCTTATAAAGAAGACGAGAAATGTGCTTTTACCATGTTACAAACTTCTTGGGCATATCAATTTTCATTCAGTTCTGTGTTGA
Coding sequences within it:
- the LOC101253425 gene encoding protein tesmin/TSO1-like CXC 2 isoform X2 — its product is MSKKEGGNEKVSLESENVEVEVEAEGRKSEVSVKGEEGGGGGGGVVVVMDTPERNKSQIATPISKFEESPFSNFLNNLSPIKPVKAAHFPQTLNTLSFGSIPSVFTSPHVSSARESRFLRRHLLSDPSKPEFASDNSGKVDNDEGMSDAVNSSNEPKESLGSQNSVVEASNECSKLAVERTLNYECNDSPSTLPTGSFRGKSLSEFAGSSVTYVPLVQGMSGKGLLRCEVNTEGKNELDPNKEAPGCDWENLICDATDLLIFDSPGDPEAFTKAAGPNLRHFGFASNEMQNMQVFGQASTSECGVDGSETEKPSTQPADETQVNEYAENQKMKPDSSLTNDGIGVGQSERTDNEMVSTLYRGMRRRCLVFEMVGSRRKHVDEGSGSSAVQGTDGNLACNEKQLVPYKAVSESSRCILPGIGLHLNALAASSKDGKVVKHETNASGKQLLITPGSAVSLHPLVAGQESMSKSLPETSQEIVPFENSVPLMEDASLAPGYVNNEELSQTSPKKKRRRLEPGEGEACKRCNCKKSKCLKLYCECFAAGVYCVEPCACQDCFNKPIHEDTVLATRKQIESRNPLAFAPKVIRNADTISETGDDSSKTPASARHKRGCNCKKSGCLKKYCECYQGGVGCSINCRCEGCKNAFGRKDGTDGDAEEEETDAYEKSTVDRASHKNLLHSDVELNPDSTVPATPLAFRRPPMQLPFSLKNKPPRSSFLSIGSSSGIFAGQGVGRADFFQPQPQPQPQPKFEKPFESVKEDEMPEILQQGGTSSPISGIKTASPNRKRVSPPHCDFANSPSRRSSRKLILQSIPSFPSLTPNP
- the LOC101253425 gene encoding protein tesmin/TSO1-like CXC 2 isoform X1, which translates into the protein MSKKEGGNEKVSLESENVEVEVEAEGRKSEVSVKGEEGGGGGGGVVVVMDTPERNKSQIATPISKFEESPFSNFLNNLSPIKPVKAAHFPQTLNTLSFGSIPSVFTSPHVSSARESRFLRRHLLSDPSKPEFASDNSGKVDNDEGMSDAVNSSNEPKESLGSQNSVVEASNECSKLAVERTLNYECNDSPSTLPTGSFRGKSLSEFAGSSVTYVPLVQGMSGKGLLRCEVNTEGKNELDPNKEAPGCDWENLICDATDLLIFDSPGDPEAFTKAAGPNLRHFGFASNEMQNMQVFGQASTSECGVDGSETEKPSTQPADETQVNEYAENQKMKPDSSLTNDGIGVGQSERTDNEMVSTLYRGMRRRCLVFEMVGSRRKHVDEGSGSSAVQGTDGNLACNEKQLVPYKAVSESSRCILPGIGLHLNALAASSKDGKVVKHETNASGKQLLITPGSAVSLHPLVAGQESMSKSLPETSQEIVPFENSVPLMEDASLAPGYVNNEELSQTSPKKKRRRLEPGEGEACKRCNCKKSKCLKLYCECFAAGVYCVEPCACQDCFNKPIHEDTVLATRKQIESRNPLAFAPKVIRNADTISETGDDSSKTPASARHKRGCNCKKSGCLKKYCECYQGGVGCSINCRCEGCKNAFGRKDGSVFIGTDGDAEEEETDAYEKSTVDRASHKNLLHSDVELNPDSTVPATPLAFRRPPMQLPFSLKNKPPRSSFLSIGSSSGIFAGQGVGRADFFQPQPQPQPQPKFEKPFESVKEDEMPEILQQGGTSSPISGIKTASPNRKRVSPPHCDFANSPSRRSSRKLILQSIPSFPSLTPNP